Proteins from one Prevotella sp. E2-28 genomic window:
- the gldL gene encoding gliding motility protein GldL — MTKYSKFNIIYRLQKWLDSVPGQTFMNYAYSWGASIVILGTLFKLTHLPGANLMLFIGMGTEVFVFFIAAFDRPFDKTADGMDLPTHVEGEDVEVATGSSGISGVSGMSGISGVSGGTVIIGGGAVSGESVAANGTAGDNIVTGGVAGGVIGSGVVGGGVIGGGVIGGVVEQPELPDIDAEEMEEATANYVEQLKKLTETLQKVSEQSERLTRDSEEMENLNRTLTGICKVYEMQLKGASQQIGTIDQINEQSLHMAEQIAELNKIYTRMIEAMTVNMPKTPLV, encoded by the coding sequence ATGACAAAGTATAGTAAATTCAATATCATCTACCGCTTACAAAAGTGGCTGGATAGTGTGCCAGGGCAGACGTTCATGAACTATGCCTACAGCTGGGGCGCATCAATCGTTATTCTGGGTACACTCTTTAAACTGACCCACCTGCCAGGTGCAAACCTGATGCTGTTTATCGGTATGGGTACCGAGGTGTTTGTGTTCTTTATAGCAGCCTTCGACCGTCCATTTGATAAAACGGCTGATGGTATGGATTTGCCTACGCATGTAGAAGGAGAAGATGTAGAGGTCGCTACTGGTTCTTCTGGTATATCCGGAGTATCTGGAATGTCAGGAATATCCGGTGTATCAGGTGGAACCGTTATCATTGGTGGCGGTGCTGTGAGTGGCGAATCAGTCGCTGCAAACGGAACGGCAGGAGATAACATTGTTACTGGTGGCGTCGCTGGTGGTGTCATTGGAAGTGGTGTAGTTGGCGGTGGCGTTATCGGTGGAGGAGTCATCGGTGGTGTTGTTGAACAGCCGGAGTTGCCCGATATTGATGCTGAAGAGATGGAAGAGGCTACGGCTAACTATGTAGAGCAGCTGAAGAAACTCACTGAGACCCTGCAGAAGGTATCTGAACAGAGCGAACGCCTGACACGTGACTCTGAGGAGATGGAGAACCTGAACCGTACGCTTACAGGTATCTGTAAGGTTTATGAGATGCAACTCAAAGGCGCATCGCAGCAGATTGGTACAATCGATCAGATTAATGAGCAGTCACTGCACATGGCAGAGCAGATTGCGGAACTCAATAAGATCTATACCCGTATGATTGAGGCTATGACCGTGAATATGCCGAAGACTCCTTTGGTGTAA
- a CDS encoding amidohydrolase: MKVAIVQHDIVWAQPTENIRHLSQLLDQQSGADLYVLAETFSTGFMAKGNETTDTSDGLAWLQEQAKEKNAAFAASIATKDEKGSLRNRLFFVRPNGTFDYYDKHHLFSYAGETDAYIAGQKRMIVTWHGVRFLLQVCYDLRFPVFSRNCKDYDVAIYVANWPASRIEVWNTLLKARALENQCFVIGVNRIGTDPACTYSGSSVIIDAYGKLLAHCEDHKEEIATAELNIEQLLRFREKFPVLQDADDFTLKNQQI, from the coding sequence ATGAAAGTAGCCATCGTACAGCACGATATTGTTTGGGCACAGCCGACGGAAAATATCCGCCACCTTAGCCAACTTCTCGACCAACAGTCGGGGGCTGACTTATACGTATTGGCTGAGACTTTCAGCACGGGATTCATGGCTAAGGGAAATGAAACCACGGACACCTCCGATGGTCTGGCATGGCTACAGGAACAGGCAAAAGAAAAGAATGCAGCCTTTGCAGCTAGCATTGCCACAAAAGACGAGAAGGGCAGTTTGCGCAACCGCCTTTTCTTTGTTCGTCCTAACGGCACCTTCGATTATTACGACAAGCATCACCTCTTTAGCTATGCCGGAGAGACAGATGCCTATATAGCTGGACAGAAACGCATGATTGTGACATGGCACGGTGTTAGGTTTCTCTTACAGGTATGCTACGACCTACGTTTTCCTGTCTTTAGTCGCAACTGCAAAGATTATGACGTAGCCATCTACGTAGCCAACTGGCCAGCATCGCGCATCGAAGTATGGAACACCTTACTGAAGGCCCGCGCATTAGAGAATCAATGTTTCGTGATTGGCGTTAATCGCATAGGAACAGATCCTGCCTGCACCTATTCCGGCAGCTCCGTCATCATTGATGCCTACGGAAAGCTCCTCGCCCATTGCGAAGACCATAAAGAGGAGATTGCTACAGCCGAGCTCAACATAGAGCAACTACTACGGTTCAGAGAGAAATTTCCTGTTTTACAGGATGCAGATGATTTCACATTAAAAAACCAACAAATATGA
- a CDS encoding DUF3467 domain-containing protein — protein MNENEQKQQGLQIELTPEKAQGEYANFAIITHSSSEFIVDFARMLPGLPKAQVRSRVILAPEHAKRLLGALQENIMRYEHQFGKIKMPEDQQGPRTIAPFGSGKGEA, from the coding sequence ATGAACGAAAACGAACAGAAGCAGCAAGGACTGCAAATAGAACTGACGCCCGAAAAGGCGCAGGGTGAATATGCCAATTTTGCAATTATCACCCATTCATCATCAGAATTTATCGTAGATTTCGCACGAATGCTCCCCGGCCTGCCTAAGGCTCAGGTGCGTAGCCGTGTCATCCTGGCTCCCGAACATGCCAAGCGTCTGCTGGGCGCCCTGCAGGAGAACATCATGCGCTATGAACATCAATTCGGCAAGATTAAGATGCCTGAGGATCAGCAGGGACCACGCACCATTGCTCCCTTCGGATCAGGTAAGGGCGAGGCATAA
- a CDS encoding PorP/SprF family type IX secretion system membrane protein, translating into MLRRNLWILALLLMASLGVQAQYDPSFSHYWTMETAYNPAAAGKQDKVNVVIDYNMSLTGFEHNPKTMYMSADLPFQFIGMYHGVGAQMINDDIGAFSHKKFSVMYAPKMKLFGGVLSLGIQPAMLSETLKGSQLDFIDSGDDALPTSDVDGTAFDLSAGVYYQHKSWYVGASVQHILAPEVEIGETNQLDIDMSYYLMAGCNIRLRNPFLTIQPSVMGRSDGVGYRTDLTTRLTYVHEEKIMYAGLGYSPGTSITAYIGGKFHGVMLGYSYEYYTTALSIGNGSHELFVGYQTDIDFAKKGRNRHQSVRLL; encoded by the coding sequence GTGTTAAGGCGAAATCTATGGATATTGGCCCTGCTACTGATGGCCTCACTGGGAGTGCAGGCACAGTATGATCCATCGTTCAGTCATTATTGGACGATGGAAACTGCCTATAATCCTGCAGCTGCTGGTAAACAGGACAAAGTCAATGTCGTTATAGACTATAATATGTCCTTGACGGGCTTTGAGCATAATCCTAAAACTATGTACATGTCGGCCGACCTTCCTTTTCAGTTTATCGGTATGTATCATGGTGTGGGTGCTCAGATGATAAATGATGACATTGGCGCTTTTTCGCATAAGAAATTCTCAGTGATGTATGCGCCGAAGATGAAACTCTTTGGAGGTGTGCTAAGTCTGGGTATTCAGCCTGCAATGCTGAGTGAGACGTTGAAAGGATCGCAACTGGATTTTATTGATTCTGGTGATGATGCACTTCCTACATCTGATGTTGATGGAACGGCCTTTGACTTGAGTGCAGGAGTCTATTATCAGCATAAGTCATGGTATGTTGGCGCGTCTGTACAACATATACTGGCACCGGAGGTTGAGATAGGTGAAACGAACCAGTTGGATATTGATATGTCATATTATTTGATGGCTGGATGCAATATTCGCCTCAGAAATCCGTTCTTAACAATACAGCCATCTGTGATGGGACGTTCAGACGGGGTGGGATATCGCACAGATTTGACCACGCGTCTGACCTATGTGCATGAGGAAAAAATAATGTATGCAGGTCTGGGATATAGTCCGGGTACGTCTATTACGGCTTATATTGGTGGAAAGTTCCACGGTGTGATGCTAGGTTATAGTTATGAATACTACACCACGGCATTAAGCATCGGAAATGGCAGTCACGAACTGTTTGTAGGCTATCAGACAGATATTGACTTTGCGAAAAAAGGACGTAACCGCCATCAGAGTGTGAGACTATTATAA
- a CDS encoding SUMF1/EgtB/PvdO family nonheme iron enzyme, translating into MDMKQNVLCLFLVALVLTSCFGGKETTSAGGELTGSNGHAFTEPAPFGMVLVKRGHLRMGLENTDSLWGKQTPVRDISVEGFWMDDTEITNSEYRQFVNYVRDSIIRERLADPNYGGDESYKIEEEEDKDGNLVKPHLNWKKSLPRKPNEDERRAMESVYVVNPVTGEKALDASQMNYRYEVYDYVEAAKRRNRLNPQERNLNTDVAVNPNEEVWISKDTAYIDEEGKIVRQTINRQLTGPWDFLNTYIINIYPDTTCWVNDFPNADNEVYMRNYFSSAAYNDYPVVGVTWEQANAFCAWRTEFLLKGLGPAARQVQRYRLPTEAEWEYAARGKDQNEFPWANEDVASGKGCFYANFKPENGNYTKDGNLITSKVGIYSANSNGLFDMAGNVAEWTSTIYTEAGVDAMNDINPQLKYNAALEDPYRLKKKSVRGGSWKDPENYIRSAWRSSEYQNQPRSYIGFRCVRSLANTSSEKVRPVKASSKKSRK; encoded by the coding sequence ATAGATATGAAACAAAATGTTCTTTGTCTTTTCCTTGTGGCGCTTGTATTGACAAGTTGCTTTGGTGGAAAGGAAACGACTTCGGCAGGAGGAGAACTGACAGGCTCCAACGGACATGCCTTTACAGAACCAGCCCCCTTTGGAATGGTGCTTGTGAAGCGTGGTCATTTGCGTATGGGACTGGAAAATACAGATTCTCTTTGGGGAAAACAGACACCTGTGAGAGATATCTCAGTAGAGGGCTTCTGGATGGACGATACGGAGATAACTAATTCTGAGTATCGTCAGTTCGTGAATTATGTACGTGATTCCATTATCCGTGAGCGTCTAGCTGATCCTAACTATGGTGGCGACGAGAGCTACAAGATTGAAGAAGAGGAGGATAAGGATGGAAACCTTGTCAAACCGCATCTGAACTGGAAAAAATCACTGCCTCGTAAGCCAAACGAAGATGAACGTCGTGCTATGGAGAGTGTCTATGTAGTAAATCCGGTTACGGGTGAGAAAGCTTTGGATGCTAGTCAGATGAACTATCGTTACGAGGTGTATGACTATGTGGAGGCTGCTAAGCGCCGTAACCGTTTGAATCCTCAGGAGCGTAATCTGAATACCGACGTGGCTGTAAACCCCAATGAAGAGGTGTGGATTTCAAAGGACACTGCTTATATTGACGAAGAAGGAAAAATCGTTCGTCAAACTATCAACCGTCAGTTGACCGGTCCTTGGGATTTCCTTAATACTTATATCATCAATATTTATCCTGACACAACCTGTTGGGTAAATGATTTCCCTAATGCCGATAATGAGGTGTATATGCGTAACTACTTCTCGAGTGCGGCTTATAATGACTATCCTGTAGTGGGCGTAACATGGGAGCAGGCTAATGCTTTCTGCGCTTGGCGTACGGAATTCCTGCTGAAAGGCCTGGGCCCGGCTGCCCGTCAGGTGCAGCGTTACCGCCTGCCGACAGAGGCAGAATGGGAATATGCTGCTCGTGGAAAAGACCAGAACGAGTTCCCCTGGGCTAATGAGGATGTTGCTAGTGGAAAGGGTTGTTTCTATGCAAACTTCAAGCCTGAGAATGGTAACTACACCAAGGATGGTAATCTGATTACTTCGAAGGTAGGTATCTATAGTGCTAACAGTAACGGTCTGTTTGATATGGCTGGTAATGTGGCTGAGTGGACTTCAACAATTTACACCGAGGCTGGTGTGGATGCCATGAATGATATCAACCCTCAGTTGAAGTATAACGCAGCATTGGAAGACCCCTATCGTTTGAAGAAAAAGAGTGTACGTGGCGGTTCATGGAAGGATCCAGAGAACTATATCCGCTCTGCATGGCGTAGTAGCGAATATCAGAATCAGCCTCGCTCGTATATAGGTTTCCGTTGTGTACGTTCATTAGCAAACACGAGTAGCGAGAAGGTAAGGCCTGTAAAGGCTTCTTCTAAAAAGTCTAGAAAATAA
- a CDS encoding indolepyruvate oxidoreductase subunit beta: MKTDIILCGVGGQGILSIATIIGEAAMNENLYIKQAEVHGMSQRGGDVQSNLRISSDPIHSDLIPKGGADVIISMEPMEALRYLPYLKKDGWIITSATPFVNIPNYPDMAIIEADLKKLPHVISINIEQMAKDNGVPRSANVILLGAAQKALGIEYEKLEDAIRRVFGRKGEAIVEANIKALALGREAQ; the protein is encoded by the coding sequence ATGAAAACAGACATTATATTGTGCGGTGTAGGAGGACAGGGTATCCTTTCTATCGCCACCATCATTGGCGAAGCCGCCATGAATGAGAACCTTTATATCAAACAGGCCGAGGTACACGGTATGAGCCAGCGCGGCGGTGATGTGCAGTCAAACCTGCGCATCTCCAGCGATCCCATCCACAGTGACCTGATACCTAAGGGTGGGGCCGACGTTATCATCTCGATGGAACCCATGGAGGCCTTGCGCTACCTACCCTACCTGAAGAAAGACGGTTGGATTATTACCTCAGCCACTCCTTTCGTGAATATCCCCAACTATCCCGATATGGCTATCATTGAGGCCGACCTCAAGAAACTGCCCCATGTCATTAGTATCAACATCGAGCAGATGGCGAAGGACAATGGAGTACCCCGCTCTGCCAATGTCATCCTGTTGGGGGCTGCCCAAAAGGCCCTTGGCATTGAGTACGAAAAGCTCGAAGACGCCATCCGTCGTGTCTTTGGCCGTAAGGGTGAAGCCATTGTAGAGGCAAACATCAAGGCACTGGCATTGGGACGTGAAGCACAATAA
- a CDS encoding thiamine pyrophosphate-dependent enzyme — protein MKKKLLLGDEAIALGALHAGLSGVYAYPGTPSTEITEFIQGNALAKERGVHSRWSTNEKTAMEAALGMSFMGKRALVCMKHVGMNVCADPFVNSGMTGVNGGVVVLVADDPSMHSSQDEQDSRFYGKFAMVPIFEPSNQQEAYDMMAAAFDYSEKQCLPVLMRVTTRMAHSRAVVECADVPRQQNELNYNAEAKNWVLLPANARKRNDIVTAQQASLEEDAANSPYNVYIEGQDKSLGIIASGIGFNYVNECFPTGSPYPILKISQYPLPKKLVRRMLSECKQVLIVEEGQPFIEDMVRGVSESLNIKGKLDGTLPRTGELTPDIVKKALGMEIGECFDPCADVAPRPPALCQGCGHRDVYAALNEVLKEYDNPRVFGDIGCYTLGFLPPFRAIHSCVDMGASITMAKGAADAGQWPAVAVIGDSTFTHSGMTGLLDAINENANITVIISDNLTTGMTGGQDSAGTNKFEAICRGLGLSDEHLKVVVPLPKNMPEITQMIRDEINYKGTSVIIPRRECMQTLQRHLKQKKAAK, from the coding sequence ATGAAAAAAAAACTATTACTTGGCGACGAAGCCATTGCACTGGGAGCGCTACATGCTGGACTATCTGGTGTGTATGCTTATCCTGGCACCCCGTCGACAGAGATCACGGAGTTCATCCAAGGCAACGCCCTTGCTAAGGAACGCGGCGTACACAGCCGTTGGTCAACCAATGAAAAGACTGCCATGGAGGCTGCACTGGGTATGTCGTTTATGGGCAAGCGTGCACTGGTATGTATGAAGCACGTAGGTATGAACGTCTGTGCCGACCCGTTTGTCAATAGCGGTATGACTGGTGTCAACGGTGGTGTGGTTGTCCTCGTGGCTGACGACCCCTCGATGCACTCCTCTCAAGACGAGCAGGACTCTCGTTTCTACGGCAAATTTGCCATGGTGCCCATCTTCGAGCCCAGCAATCAGCAGGAGGCTTACGACATGATGGCTGCTGCTTTCGATTATTCAGAGAAACAGTGTCTGCCCGTATTAATGCGCGTTACCACCCGCATGGCTCATAGTCGTGCCGTAGTAGAGTGTGCTGACGTTCCGCGTCAACAGAATGAGTTGAACTACAACGCAGAGGCTAAGAACTGGGTGCTGCTGCCCGCAAATGCCCGCAAACGTAATGACATCGTGACGGCTCAACAGGCTTCCTTGGAGGAAGACGCTGCCAATTCACCTTATAATGTATATATAGAAGGTCAGGATAAGTCACTGGGTATCATTGCCAGTGGTATCGGCTTCAACTATGTAAACGAGTGTTTCCCCACTGGAAGTCCTTACCCCATTCTGAAGATTTCACAGTATCCGCTGCCTAAGAAACTGGTGCGCCGTATGCTCAGCGAATGCAAGCAAGTGCTCATCGTTGAGGAAGGACAGCCATTTATCGAGGATATGGTGCGCGGCGTCAGCGAGAGTCTGAACATCAAAGGCAAACTCGACGGCACCCTGCCCCGCACTGGCGAACTGACACCCGATATCGTGAAGAAAGCTCTGGGCATGGAGATTGGCGAATGTTTCGACCCATGTGCCGATGTTGCTCCCCGTCCACCTGCACTCTGCCAGGGTTGCGGCCACCGCGATGTTTATGCCGCCCTGAATGAAGTATTGAAAGAATACGATAATCCCCGTGTATTCGGTGATATCGGATGCTACACCTTGGGCTTCCTGCCCCCATTCCGTGCTATCCACTCTTGCGTAGATATGGGTGCTTCTATCACGATGGCCAAAGGTGCTGCCGATGCTGGTCAGTGGCCCGCCGTTGCCGTCATTGGTGACTCAACCTTCACACACAGCGGTATGACCGGTCTGTTGGATGCCATCAACGAAAATGCGAATATCACCGTGATTATCTCCGATAACCTCACCACAGGTATGACTGGTGGTCAGGATTCTGCAGGTACAAACAAGTTCGAGGCTATCTGCCGCGGACTCGGACTGAGCGACGAGCATCTGAAGGTTGTCGTTCCCCTGCCCAAGAACATGCCGGAGATCACACAAATGATTCGCGATGAGATTAACTACAAAGGCACATCTGTCATCATTCCACGTCGTGAGTGTATGCAGACCCTGCAACGTCATCTGAAACAAAAGAAAGCAGCAAAATGA
- the gldM gene encoding gliding motility protein GldM, whose protein sequence is MAIKKRPVSPRQKMINLMYVVLMAMLALNVSNEVLNGFSIVEESLNRTTENAAKENLAIYEDFDQQMQANPQKVREWYEKAQRVKLASDSIYNLAAELKQAIAYEADGSDGNPSNIINKEDLEAANQVMLAPGRGRGESLKKAIDAYRENILKMVTDTTQQRRIASDLTTEVPSTGLGKNWQEYMFESMPAAAAVTLLSKLQSDVRNAEKEVLHTLVQNIDVKDIRVNALDAFVIPNSQTIVRGDKFSAHIVMAAVDTTQVPEIYIGNQKMDLEDGLYETICSRTGDFTLSGYIQTINGNGDAIRRDFSQKYTVVDPSATVSADLMNMLYAGYSNPISISVPGVPLNKISATMTNGTLTPTGPGKYIARPSKVGQDATITVVSTNTGRSQQMGQFTFRVRRLPDPTPYINMKDENGNPNRFKGGGLAKGSLISIESIGAAIDDGILDIGFRVISFETVFSGSMGESVLMASDGDRFSARQKDTFRKLARNRRFYISNVVAIGPDGIQRTLKTPIEIIVK, encoded by the coding sequence ATGGCAATAAAGAAAAGACCTGTCTCTCCACGCCAAAAGATGATCAACTTGATGTATGTCGTCTTGATGGCTATGCTTGCGCTGAATGTCTCGAACGAGGTGCTCAATGGCTTTTCCATTGTAGAGGAAAGCTTGAACCGAACCACAGAGAATGCAGCGAAGGAGAATCTGGCTATATACGAGGATTTTGACCAGCAGATGCAGGCAAATCCGCAGAAAGTAAGGGAATGGTACGAAAAAGCCCAACGGGTGAAACTGGCCAGCGACTCTATCTATAATCTGGCTGCAGAACTGAAACAGGCTATTGCTTATGAGGCAGATGGTTCCGATGGTAATCCCTCTAATATTATTAATAAGGAGGACTTGGAAGCTGCTAATCAGGTGATGCTCGCTCCAGGTCGCGGTCGTGGCGAGAGTCTGAAGAAGGCTATCGATGCCTACCGTGAAAATATATTGAAAATGGTTACCGACACCACTCAACAGCGTCGTATTGCCAGTGATTTAACGACGGAGGTGCCAAGCACCGGTTTGGGAAAGAACTGGCAAGAGTATATGTTTGAATCGATGCCTGCAGCTGCCGCTGTGACCTTGCTTTCTAAACTGCAGAGCGATGTGCGTAATGCAGAAAAGGAAGTGCTTCATACGCTTGTTCAGAATATCGACGTAAAGGATATTCGTGTGAATGCACTCGATGCGTTTGTGATACCAAACTCTCAGACGATAGTCCGTGGTGATAAGTTTTCGGCTCATATCGTGATGGCGGCTGTTGATACCACACAGGTTCCGGAAATCTATATCGGTAATCAGAAAATGGATCTTGAAGATGGACTGTACGAGACGATTTGTAGTCGCACGGGCGATTTTACCCTGTCGGGTTATATCCAGACTATCAATGGTAATGGCGATGCCATCCGTCGTGACTTCTCTCAGAAGTATACGGTGGTGGATCCCAGTGCGACGGTCAGTGCGGACTTGATGAATATGTTGTATGCTGGTTATAGTAATCCTATCAGCATCTCTGTTCCTGGTGTACCTCTGAATAAGATTTCAGCCACGATGACCAATGGAACATTGACCCCAACGGGTCCTGGAAAATATATAGCTCGTCCTTCGAAAGTGGGTCAGGATGCAACAATTACCGTTGTATCTACAAACACAGGGCGTTCACAGCAGATGGGACAGTTTACGTTCCGTGTACGTCGTCTGCCTGATCCTACACCTTATATTAATATGAAGGATGAGAACGGTAATCCAAATCGTTTTAAAGGTGGCGGTTTGGCAAAGGGTAGCTTAATAAGCATAGAAAGTATCGGTGCTGCTATCGATGACGGTATTTTGGATATTGGTTTCCGCGTAATCTCGTTTGAGACGGTATTCTCAGGCAGTATGGGTGAGTCTGTCTTGATGGCGAGTGATGGTGACAGATTCTCAGCTCGCCAGAAAGATACTTTCCGTAAGTTGGCACGTAATCGTCGTTTCTACATCTCAAATGTTGTGGCGATTGGTCCTGATGGCATCCAGCGTACGCTGAAGACCCCGATAGAAATCATTGTGAAATAA
- a CDS encoding S9 family peptidase: MRKIFLKLFIITLCLLVVIPSSAQKRKKYEFRRNLPVYADSLIKDLTYPLAWGNSEITDFDAWRKVARQKVLDCMLMPPPPSATGYEMKVLAEEQRDGYKARKIEIRLSRYYIVPAYLLIPDGKGPFPAVNALHDHGAHLFIGKEKMIRPLACEDSLVRTDAQQWADQLYEGQFVGDNLARHGYVVFSADAPMWGERGQQEGAKRDRYDMIAGNMMMYGIDLSAYMTYDDIAGTEFLASLPQVDATRIGCMGCSMGAYRAWMLSALSDRIKAGAAVCWMVTTDEQMSFNYSRTENGGFANCFPGLRRWLDYPHVASMACPKAMLFINGSQDKLFPVPGVEKAFRIMHDTWRSQGANEKLETELWDIPHSCPVRAQERVLQFFQKNL; encoded by the coding sequence ATGAGGAAGATTTTCTTGAAACTTTTTATCATAACACTATGCTTGTTGGTTGTAATACCTTCATCTGCTCAAAAACGTAAGAAGTATGAGTTCAGGCGCAATCTGCCTGTATATGCTGATTCGCTGATCAAGGACCTGACTTATCCGTTGGCTTGGGGAAATAGTGAAATAACCGATTTTGATGCGTGGCGAAAAGTGGCACGTCAGAAAGTTCTTGACTGTATGTTGATGCCTCCGCCACCTTCGGCTACTGGCTATGAGATGAAAGTGCTGGCTGAAGAACAACGTGATGGTTACAAGGCTCGTAAGATAGAGATTCGTCTGTCGCGCTATTACATTGTGCCAGCTTATCTGTTGATACCCGATGGCAAAGGCCCTTTCCCTGCTGTTAACGCACTGCATGACCATGGGGCACATCTCTTTATTGGAAAGGAAAAGATGATTCGTCCTTTGGCTTGTGAGGATTCTCTCGTCAGGACTGATGCGCAACAATGGGCCGACCAACTCTACGAGGGACAGTTCGTGGGTGATAATCTGGCTCGTCATGGGTATGTGGTTTTCTCTGCCGATGCCCCGATGTGGGGAGAGCGTGGTCAACAGGAAGGTGCTAAGCGCGACCGTTATGATATGATAGCTGGTAACATGATGATGTATGGCATAGATCTCTCGGCTTATATGACCTATGATGATATCGCAGGAACGGAGTTCTTGGCGTCCTTACCTCAGGTTGATGCCACTCGTATCGGATGTATGGGCTGCTCAATGGGAGCTTATCGCGCCTGGATGTTGTCGGCTTTGAGCGATCGTATCAAGGCTGGTGCTGCCGTTTGTTGGATGGTGACCACAGATGAACAGATGTCGTTTAACTATAGTCGTACGGAGAATGGCGGCTTTGCCAACTGTTTCCCAGGTTTGCGTCGTTGGCTTGACTATCCTCATGTGGCCAGTATGGCATGTCCGAAGGCGATGCTGTTTATCAATGGCTCTCAGGATAAACTCTTCCCTGTTCCTGGAGTAGAGAAAGCTTTTAGAATCATGCACGACACATGGAGAAGTCAGGGGGCCAATGAAAAACTGGAGACGGAACTTTGGGATATCCCCCACAGTTGTCCTGTGAGGGCCCAAGAACGCGTACTCCAGTTCTTCCAGAAAAATCTGTAA